AGCCCAGGGTGTAGTTGGTGTCGGCGCGGCTGGCGGCCTCTTCTACCGCTTCCGAGATCGCGATGCCGAGCGAGCCCGGGTTGTCCGGGTCCTCGGCGAGCAGGCGGCGGCCGGTGTCGGTGAGCGCGGACGGGCTGGCGAACACTTCCGCGCCCCAGGTCTGCATCATCAGCCGGCGATAGGGTTTTTGCCCGTAGCTGACCTTGACCATGTAGACGCGTACCTCCAGCCCGAACATCTGGCCGGCAAAGGCGATCGACGAACCCCACTGGCCGGCGCCGGTCTCGGTGGTCAGGCGCTTGATTCCGGCCTGGCGGTTGTAATAGGCCTGTGGCACCGCCGAGTTGGGCTTGTGCGAGCCGGCCGGGGAGACGCCTTCGTACTTGAAGAAGATCTTCGCCGGGGTGCCCAGCGCCTGTTCCAGGCGCACCGCGCGCACCAGCGGGCTGGGCCGCCACAGGCGGTAGATCTCGCGCACTTCCTCGGGAATGGCGATCCAGCGCTGGGCGCTCATTTCCTGTTCGAGGATGGCGCCGGGGAAGATCGCCCCCATCTGCTCGGGGGTGGCCGGTTTGCCGTCGGGGCCCAGCGGCGGTGCGGGCGGGGTAGGCAGGTCGGCGACGACGTTGTACCAGTGGGTCGGAATGTCGGCGGCGTCGAGCAGGATGCGGGTGGCTTCCATCGTGTGTTCTCCCATCGCGGATGCGTTGTGGTTCAGTGTTCGTCGTGTGCGGCAGCGAGCGCGCCGAGGCCGGACAGCGCCAGGTTGTCCACCCGGCGCAGCGGAATTTCGAGCAGCCCGGCGAAACTGTCGGCGGCGCCGCCGCCGAGCAGGCACAGCGCCTGCGGTTCGCCGGCGATCTGGCGGAACATGCGCTCGACGGCGCCGGCCTGGGCCTGCAGGCAACCCGAGCGGATGGCGTCGACGGTGCGCCGCGGCATCGGCGTGAAGCGGCCTTCGGCCAGCGGCAGCTGGGCCGTGCCGTGGGCGAGGGCCTGCTGCATCAGTTCGACCCCGGGCAGGATCAGGCCGCCGAGGAAGTCGCCGTCGGCGGTAAGCAGGTCGACTGTGGTCGCGGTACCGGCGCTCACCACGAGGCAGGCGTGCGGGTGCAGGCGGTGGGCGCCGATGAGGGCGGCCCAGCGGTCGGCGCCGAGCCGGGCCGGGGCCTCGTAGAGGTTGCGCACGCCGCCGCATGCCGCGCTCGGACGCAGCCAGTCGAGGGCCAGTCCGGCGCAGGCGCGGGCGATCGCGGCGGCGACTTCGGTGCCGGCGACGTTGCAGCCGAACGCGCGCCGCAGGCCGGGATGGCGGCTGCGGACGGCAGCGAGTGCGGTGGTGAGGGCGGCGAGCCGGTCGTGCGCGAGCGCCCCTTCGTCGACCGCCTGCAGCGGCTCGGCGGCGGCGACGACGCGCCACTTGACGCGGGTGTTGCCGGCGTCGATGAGCAGGATCATGCGCCGGCTCCGGGCGGCAGCGGGCGCAGCGAGACGTCGCCGGCGAGCACGCGCTGGACGCCGTGTCCGGTCCGCAGGAGCAGGGCGCCATCGACGTCGACGCCGGCGCAGAGGCCGGTGAGGGTGTCGTTTTCACCGTGGATGCAGACCGGCAGATCGGCGAACGCGTTGCGCTGCTGCCAGGCGCTGCGCAGGGGGGGGAAACCGGCTGCAGCGAAAATGTCGAGCAGCGGGTGGAGTTCGCCGAGCACGGCGGCGAGCACCGCACTGCGGGTCGGCAGGGGGTGGCCGGGGGGCTGCTCGAGAACCCGGTCGAGCGCGGTGACCGGGATCGCTGCGGGTAGATCGATGTCCGCCGGCAGGCGCAGGTTGATGCCGATGCCGATCACCGCAGTGAGGGCGCGCCCGCGCGCGGGGAGCAATTCGACCAGGATGCCGGCGAGCTTGGCGCCGTGGACCAGCACGTCGTTCGGCCACTTGAGCTGCACGCCGGGCACGCCGAGGCGCTCCAGCGCGCGCGCGAGCGCCAGGCCGGCGACCAGCGACAGCCCGGCCGGCTGCGGCGTGCCGGGGGGGAAGCGCCACAGCGCCGAGAAGGTCAGGCTGGCATCGTCCCACGACAGCCACGGCCGGCCGCGGCGGCCGCGCCCGGCGCTCTGGCGGTCGGCGACGAGCACATGGACACGGCC
The window above is part of the Thauera aromatica K172 genome. Proteins encoded here:
- a CDS encoding biotin--[acetyl-CoA-carboxylase] ligase encodes the protein MSASPQAGEHLDALAARLGSLARAFEVRWVAECASTNSALLDAPPADDGRVHVLVADRQSAGRGRRGRPWLSWDDASLTFSALWRFPPGTPQPAGLSLVAGLALARALERLGVPGVQLKWPNDVLVHGAKLAGILVELLPARGRALTAVIGIGINLRLPADIDLPAAIPVTALDRVLEQPPGHPLPTRSAVLAAVLGELHPLLDIFAAAGFPPLRSAWQQRNAFADLPVCIHGENDTLTGLCAGVDVDGALLLRTGHGVQRVLAGDVSLRPLPPGAGA
- a CDS encoding type III pantothenate kinase codes for the protein MILLIDAGNTRVKWRVVAAAEPLQAVDEGALAHDRLAALTTALAAVRSRHPGLRRAFGCNVAGTEVAAAIARACAGLALDWLRPSAACGGVRNLYEAPARLGADRWAALIGAHRLHPHACLVVSAGTATTVDLLTADGDFLGGLILPGVELMQQALAHGTAQLPLAEGRFTPMPRRTVDAIRSGCLQAQAGAVERMFRQIAGEPQALCLLGGGAADSFAGLLEIPLRRVDNLALSGLGALAAAHDEH
- a CDS encoding TrpB-like pyridoxal phosphate-dependent enzyme encodes the protein MEATRILLDAADIPTHWYNVVADLPTPPAPPLGPDGKPATPEQMGAIFPGAILEQEMSAQRWIAIPEEVREIYRLWRPSPLVRAVRLEQALGTPAKIFFKYEGVSPAGSHKPNSAVPQAYYNRQAGIKRLTTETGAGQWGSSIAFAGQMFGLEVRVYMVKVSYGQKPYRRLMMQTWGAEVFASPSALTDTGRRLLAEDPDNPGSLGIAISEAVEEAASRADTNYTLGSVLNHVVLHQSIIGLEAKKQFDKVGLYPDIVIGPCGGGSSFAGIAFPFLADRAAGDRRAQDLRCIAVEPSSCPTLTKGQYAYDFGDASGFTPLMKMYTLGHDFMPPGIHAGGLRYHGDSPLVSQLFHEGLIEAAAVPQLATFEAGVQFARAEGIIPAPESCHAIRAAIDEALTCKARGESRTILFNLTGHGHFDMSSFERYFSGQLENYDYPADAVAASLAHLPRLG